A single Maridesulfovibrio frigidus DSM 17176 DNA region contains:
- a CDS encoding arylsulfatase gives MKRWMIIPLCTLLVATLLIGCGSDAAEKEKTAEKEKTTEKSTASVSTSNVKTETTEKAPAQASKTVVPSTGKPNIVIIWGDDIGQSNVSAYSRGMLGYQTPNIDSVASEGMIFTDYYAEQSCTAGRSAFITGQSVYRTGLSKVGMPGAKLGMNEKDPTIAELLKEQGYSTAQFGKNHLGDKDEHLPSAHGFDEFYGNLYHLNAEEEPELPDYPNPQDFPDFKKNYGPRGVIHSYATANGKKVEENGLPYAIADGQDIEDTGPLTAKRMETIDDDIAKRSADYIRRLAKTGNPFFVWVNFTHMHFRTHVPEKDVGKAGRWQSVYHDAMMLHDQNVGTVLDAIDEAGIADNTIVFYSTDNGPHKNTWPDAASSPFRNEKNSNWEGAYRVPAMVRWPGHIKPGLVSNEIISHLDWMPTLLAAAGVPNVKEDLLTGYKAVGKDFKVHLDGYNLLPYLTGQTDKSPRQEFFYFSDDGDLTGLRYDNWKIVFAQQRAPGTLKVWSEPYVHTRIPALFNLRTDPYEQASITSNTYWDWYLDHAFLLIPAQNVVGDFLETFQEYPPRMKAASFTVDQIMKALTPPSN, from the coding sequence ATGAAACGATGGATGATTATCCCGCTATGCACATTGCTGGTGGCAACGCTGCTCATTGGCTGCGGCTCAGATGCGGCAGAAAAAGAGAAAACTGCTGAAAAAGAGAAAACAACAGAAAAATCCACGGCTTCGGTAAGCACCTCAAATGTGAAAACTGAAACCACGGAAAAAGCCCCAGCACAAGCAAGTAAAACTGTCGTGCCATCCACAGGTAAGCCTAATATTGTAATTATTTGGGGTGACGACATCGGTCAGTCCAATGTCAGTGCTTACTCTCGCGGCATGCTGGGGTATCAGACTCCGAACATCGACAGTGTTGCCAGTGAAGGAATGATTTTTACGGATTACTATGCAGAGCAGAGCTGTACTGCAGGACGCTCGGCATTCATTACCGGCCAGTCTGTTTACCGAACTGGCCTCAGCAAAGTAGGAATGCCTGGTGCTAAGCTCGGCATGAACGAAAAAGACCCGACTATCGCCGAACTTCTCAAGGAGCAGGGTTACTCAACGGCCCAGTTTGGTAAGAACCATCTTGGCGATAAGGATGAGCATTTGCCTTCCGCCCATGGTTTTGATGAATTCTACGGCAACCTTTACCATTTAAACGCCGAAGAGGAGCCGGAACTTCCAGATTATCCTAATCCTCAAGATTTTCCCGATTTCAAAAAGAATTATGGTCCACGTGGTGTAATCCATTCATACGCTACCGCCAATGGCAAGAAAGTTGAGGAAAATGGCCTTCCATATGCTATCGCAGATGGTCAGGATATCGAGGACACTGGTCCGCTGACAGCCAAGCGCATGGAAACGATTGATGATGATATCGCTAAGCGCAGCGCAGATTATATTCGGAGGCTGGCCAAGACTGGCAATCCTTTCTTCGTCTGGGTAAATTTCACCCACATGCACTTCAGGACACATGTGCCAGAAAAGGACGTAGGAAAGGCGGGCCGTTGGCAGTCGGTATATCATGATGCAATGATGTTGCATGACCAGAATGTCGGAACCGTGCTTGATGCCATTGATGAAGCTGGCATAGCAGACAACACTATAGTATTTTATAGCACTGATAACGGTCCGCATAAAAATACTTGGCCCGATGCCGCTTCCTCGCCATTTCGTAACGAGAAGAATTCCAACTGGGAAGGAGCATACCGCGTTCCGGCAATGGTTCGCTGGCCTGGGCATATCAAGCCGGGATTAGTTTCAAATGAAATCATATCTCACCTTGACTGGATGCCTACACTTCTTGCCGCAGCAGGTGTCCCCAACGTCAAAGAAGATCTGCTTACTGGTTATAAGGCTGTCGGAAAGGATTTCAAAGTCCATCTCGACGGATATAACTTACTTCCTTACCTAACAGGGCAGACAGATAAGTCCCCACGTCAGGAATTCTTTTATTTCTCCGACGATGGAGACCTTACAGGTCTGCGCTACGACAATTGGAAGATCGTCTTTGCTCAGCAAAGGGCTCCCGGTACCTTGAAAGTGTGGAGCGAACCGTATGTGCATACGCGTATTCCAGCGCTATTTAATCTTCGGACTGACCCTTATGAGCAGGCATCAATTACCTCCAATACATATTGGGATTGGTATTTGGATCACGCCTTCCTACTGATTCCGGCTCAGAATGTGGTCGGGGACTTCTTGGAAACATTTCAGGAGTACCCACCGCGTATGAAGGCAGCTAGCTTCACCGTCGATCAGATCATGAAGGCACTGACACCACCTAGCAATTAA
- a CDS encoding DEAD/DEAH box helicase family protein — MIDFSKLGTGSTADTVLAPRDLFNVLPGKASKFQYPRDVQSQVWSKWFERRHESNLVMKMNTGSGKTVVGLVLLKSCLNEGKAPAVYICPDKYLVKQVKDAAAELGIEVTEDVNSPRFQSGKAILVANIYKLVNGKSVFGVGDEGAKLKVSSLVIDDAHACLETVEDQFTIKIPSGCELYSELMALFMDSLVAECETKAIEIQEGDQSSSMLVPYWTWQDKITDIARLFVKHKYSNELKFVWPLIKEDILLCDCVVSSKEVEISPHAIPIHMIPSVVNAERKVFMTATLVDDSILSSHFGVNEHELSKAIVPDSAGDIGDRMIILPQVINTETTDENIKSYCKACSKNFNVVVIVPSAFRANYWADVADLTLTTTNLYEGVERLKNGLVGLTILINRYDGIDLPQNACRLLVIDGLPEVRRAIDKINQVLLMGTDRQLNQVLQKIEQGMGRGIRSNDDFCVVFLMGKNLTKHLYSFGAQDKLSPGTKAQLNLSEQLSEQIKGTTIAAISPTLNHCLSRNPDWIKASKSVLASLIYSEENNLDQICIKLREAYDLASNNDYPRAVGIINALIDVVDNQDVKGYLKQRLAQYCNMYDKVEAQKVQLSAASDNRRVHKPIAGIQYHKIQGDVYDQATQCSNFILRQQGDPNKLIIEVDGVLSDLKFKEGTANRFEEALNNIAKYIGFRSQRPEQEYKKGPDNLWSLGGSQYCVIECKSCAVVETITKTYCNQLNGSGEWFENQYDNTCSYTPIMVHNSFEFEFAATPKPNTRIMTVEDLDNFKTSVRDFIKAISVSNELASPEAIRAKLIAYKLRGSEIVSHYTRAFRVRNTG; from the coding sequence ATGATCGATTTTTCAAAACTTGGTACAGGGTCAACAGCTGACACGGTTCTAGCTCCTAGAGACTTGTTTAATGTGCTGCCAGGTAAAGCAAGTAAATTCCAATATCCCCGTGACGTTCAATCGCAAGTTTGGTCAAAATGGTTCGAAAGACGGCATGAATCAAACCTCGTGATGAAAATGAATACGGGGAGTGGAAAAACGGTCGTCGGTCTCGTTTTGTTAAAAAGTTGCTTGAATGAAGGAAAGGCTCCAGCTGTTTATATATGTCCTGATAAATATTTAGTAAAACAAGTAAAGGACGCTGCCGCTGAATTAGGAATAGAAGTAACTGAAGATGTCAATAGCCCTCGATTTCAGTCCGGGAAAGCTATCCTTGTCGCCAATATATATAAATTAGTGAACGGAAAATCTGTTTTTGGTGTTGGAGATGAAGGGGCAAAACTAAAAGTATCAAGTTTAGTCATAGATGATGCTCATGCGTGTTTAGAGACAGTTGAAGATCAATTTACTATCAAGATACCATCTGGGTGCGAGCTTTATTCAGAGTTAATGGCTTTATTTATGGATTCTCTGGTAGCTGAATGTGAAACTAAAGCTATAGAGATCCAGGAAGGGGATCAATCTAGTTCAATGCTGGTCCCATATTGGACTTGGCAGGACAAAATCACTGATATAGCAAGATTATTTGTTAAGCATAAATATTCAAATGAATTAAAATTCGTGTGGCCTCTGATCAAAGAAGATATTTTGTTATGTGACTGTGTCGTAAGTTCTAAAGAAGTTGAGATCTCGCCACATGCTATACCCATTCACATGATTCCAAGCGTTGTTAATGCTGAACGAAAAGTCTTTATGACTGCAACTTTGGTTGATGATTCTATTCTTTCCAGTCATTTCGGTGTAAATGAGCACGAGCTCTCAAAGGCCATAGTACCGGACTCTGCAGGTGATATTGGTGACCGGATGATTATACTTCCGCAAGTTATCAATACTGAAACTACAGACGAAAATATCAAATCTTATTGTAAGGCTTGTTCTAAGAATTTTAATGTTGTGGTTATTGTCCCATCTGCTTTTCGTGCTAATTATTGGGCAGATGTTGCAGATCTAACTTTGACTACTACCAATCTTTATGAGGGGGTAGAAAGATTAAAAAATGGTCTTGTTGGGCTTACAATTCTTATAAATCGCTATGACGGCATAGATTTACCCCAAAATGCCTGTCGGCTTCTTGTTATAGACGGCCTCCCAGAGGTCCGAAGAGCTATAGATAAAATAAATCAAGTCCTTTTAATGGGAACAGATCGGCAATTGAATCAGGTCTTGCAAAAGATTGAACAGGGCATGGGAAGGGGGATCAGGTCTAATGATGATTTTTGTGTGGTGTTTTTGATGGGTAAAAATCTTACAAAACATTTATATTCGTTTGGAGCTCAAGATAAACTGTCACCCGGAACCAAGGCTCAATTGAATTTATCTGAGCAATTGTCTGAGCAGATAAAAGGGACCACGATAGCAGCAATCTCGCCTACTTTGAATCATTGCCTCTCTAGAAATCCTGATTGGATAAAGGCTAGCAAAAGTGTGCTTGCAAGTCTGATTTATTCGGAAGAAAATAATCTTGATCAAATTTGTATAAAGCTGAGGGAAGCATATGATTTAGCTTCGAATAATGATTATCCTAGAGCTGTAGGAATAATTAATGCCCTGATTGATGTAGTGGATAATCAGGATGTTAAAGGATATTTGAAACAACGCCTTGCTCAATATTGCAACATGTATGATAAAGTTGAAGCTCAAAAAGTACAACTTTCTGCAGCAAGTGATAATAGGCGTGTTCATAAACCTATTGCTGGTATTCAATATCATAAAATACAAGGAGATGTTTATGATCAAGCGACTCAATGTAGTAATTTTATCTTACGACAGCAGGGTGATCCTAATAAATTAATCATAGAGGTTGATGGTGTTTTGAGTGACTTGAAATTTAAAGAAGGTACAGCGAACAGATTTGAAGAAGCCCTAAATAATATCGCTAAGTACATTGGGTTTAGAAGTCAGCGTCCTGAGCAAGAATATAAAAAAGGTCCAGACAATCTGTGGAGTCTTGGTGGATCACAATATTGCGTGATCGAATGTAAGAGCTGTGCAGTTGTAGAGACTATAACTAAGACATATTGTAACCAGTTGAATGGTTCCGGTGAATGGTTTGAAAACCAGTATGACAATACTTGTAGCTATACTCCGATTATGGTTCACAACTCTTTTGAGTTTGAATTTGCAGCAACTCCCAAACCGAATACACGAATCATGACAGTAGAAGATTTGGATAATTTTAAAACTTCAGTTCGTGATTTTATTAAGGCAATCTCAGTGAGCAATGAACTTGCTTCTCCAGAAGCAATTAGGGCTAAACTTATTGCTTATAAGTTGCGTGGAAGTGAGATTGTTAGTCATTATACTCGTGCTTTCAGGGTTAGGAATACCGGATAG
- a CDS encoding BrnT family toxin, giving the protein MIIKSGTTIEFDENKCDINHEKHNFCLGCMGDVVESMLYGKIATVISDEFMEKGEPRFQVMAEYQGVVIFAACTFRNDGDTIRVISLREASDSEEEEFYNELEETFG; this is encoded by the coding sequence TTGATTATAAAGAGCGGAACGACAATCGAATTTGATGAAAACAAATGTGATATAAACCATGAGAAACACAATTTCTGTCTTGGTTGTATGGGTGATGTTGTTGAAAGCATGCTATATGGCAAAATAGCTACTGTTATTAGCGATGAATTTATGGAAAAAGGAGAACCTAGATTCCAAGTAATGGCCGAATACCAAGGAGTCGTTATTTTTGCTGCATGTACATTTCGCAATGACGGGGACACAATACGCGTGATATCTCTTCGTGAAGCAAGCGACTCAGAAGAGGAAGAATTCTATAATGAGTTAGAAGAGACTTTTGGCTAG
- a CDS encoding HEAT repeat domain-containing protein, whose translation MRHAAFAKYFLLILPLIISSLFVAPNLATASTYAGSESCIDCHERFYKLWAPSRHGRAMQPYTAAFADKLSSQLAPLSIEGKSYQAFTSKETGHIIEKTGDEVKKYPIEHVLGGKYVYYFLTPMEKGRLQTLPLAYDVKKNEWFDMAGSGIRHTRDSGVSWTDPVYTFNTSCHGCHVSQLRNNFDPENDTYMTTWKEPGINCETCHGPSSEHNRVCREAAEGTTPKDLKLLGGKGKFTVQQNSDACAPCHAQMIALTGAFMPGDKFYDHFDLVTLEDPDFYPDGRDLGENYTHTTWSLSPCVKSGELGCLHCHTSSGRFRQKNDPNTACYPCHDNKVDQPEKHTMHTGGKGSPTCISCHMNKTTFARMNRSDHSMLPPTPAATVAFGSPNACNGCHIDKDAAWADKIVRKWRKRDYQAPILYRAGLVEAARKSDWSNLKEITDYITAKNHDPVFAASLIRILRSCSLPEKWPALLSALSDASPLVRSAAAEALGPPPSHEAVQALVQATGDSFRVVRIRAAAAISGIPMTITKGQHKDNLERATQEFLASLTARPDLWTSHYNLGNYHLHRREFALASKSFSKAHALAPTAVPPLVNDAMAHANGGDAFGARDLLLQAKELAPENPAILFNLGLLEVELDNRKDAEKYLRASLKANPGLSKAAYNMSLLIGERNPVEALKFAQQSYDATPSSGYAFNLAYSQNRVGQTVEARTTLAAAIRQWPKFIDSYLYLLDLSSSKEDKAVARSLIQTALDSHQIKPIDRSRLKHALDSQ comes from the coding sequence ATGCGACACGCAGCATTTGCGAAATATTTCCTCCTCATATTGCCACTCATCATTTCTAGCCTGTTTGTTGCACCAAATCTCGCAACCGCCAGCACTTATGCCGGTTCTGAAAGTTGTATAGACTGCCATGAAAGATTCTACAAACTTTGGGCGCCATCCCGCCATGGTAGAGCCATGCAGCCATACACTGCGGCTTTCGCCGATAAGCTCTCTTCACAGCTTGCCCCCTTAAGCATTGAAGGGAAGAGCTATCAGGCTTTCACTAGCAAAGAGACAGGGCATATCATAGAAAAGACCGGTGATGAGGTTAAGAAATATCCCATCGAACATGTGCTGGGTGGCAAATATGTGTATTATTTCCTCACGCCAATGGAAAAGGGCAGGCTACAGACTCTACCTCTGGCTTATGATGTGAAGAAAAATGAGTGGTTCGATATGGCTGGGAGCGGGATTAGGCATACCAGAGATTCTGGGGTTTCATGGACCGACCCTGTATACACGTTCAACACAAGTTGCCATGGTTGCCACGTCAGCCAATTACGGAACAACTTTGATCCCGAAAATGATACCTACATGACCACTTGGAAAGAGCCGGGAATCAATTGTGAGACATGCCATGGGCCTTCATCAGAGCACAATCGAGTGTGCCGCGAAGCCGCTGAAGGAACAACTCCCAAAGATTTAAAACTTCTCGGGGGCAAGGGGAAGTTCACCGTGCAGCAAAACTCCGATGCATGCGCCCCTTGTCATGCTCAGATGATTGCTCTGACCGGTGCCTTCATGCCGGGAGACAAATTTTATGATCATTTCGATCTTGTAACATTGGAAGACCCTGATTTTTACCCAGATGGACGAGATCTTGGAGAAAACTATACTCACACCACTTGGAGTTTGAGTCCCTGCGTAAAGTCCGGGGAATTGGGTTGTCTTCATTGCCACACCTCGAGCGGTAGGTTCAGACAAAAAAATGATCCAAACACAGCTTGCTATCCTTGCCACGACAACAAAGTTGACCAACCTGAAAAGCACACTATGCACACTGGGGGAAAAGGGTCCCCGACTTGTATTTCCTGCCATATGAACAAGACCACTTTTGCACGCATGAACCGATCAGATCATTCCATGCTTCCGCCGACACCCGCTGCGACCGTGGCTTTTGGTTCTCCCAATGCATGCAATGGTTGTCACATAGATAAAGATGCAGCTTGGGCAGATAAGATTGTCCGTAAGTGGCGTAAACGCGACTACCAAGCGCCGATCTTGTACCGAGCCGGATTAGTGGAAGCCGCCCGTAAAAGTGATTGGTCGAACCTCAAGGAAATTACTGACTATATTACGGCCAAAAATCACGATCCGGTCTTCGCAGCATCTCTTATACGTATTCTTCGCAGTTGTTCCTTACCTGAAAAATGGCCAGCGCTGCTCAGTGCTCTAAGCGATGCTTCACCTCTGGTTCGTTCGGCCGCGGCTGAGGCGCTCGGGCCGCCTCCGTCACATGAGGCTGTTCAAGCCCTTGTTCAAGCTACGGGCGACTCGTTCCGGGTAGTCCGCATTCGTGCCGCGGCCGCTATTTCGGGGATTCCTATGACCATAACCAAAGGACAGCATAAGGATAACCTAGAGCGAGCTACGCAAGAATTTCTCGCGTCGCTGACGGCACGACCCGACCTTTGGACTTCTCATTACAACCTAGGAAATTATCACTTGCATCGGCGTGAATTTGCGCTGGCTAGTAAATCATTCAGCAAAGCTCACGCCCTAGCTCCCACAGCTGTGCCACCGCTGGTCAATGATGCCATGGCTCATGCAAACGGGGGAGATGCTTTTGGTGCTAGAGATCTACTGCTTCAAGCAAAGGAATTGGCTCCTGAGAACCCTGCGATCCTATTCAATCTAGGACTTCTAGAAGTTGAATTGGACAACAGGAAAGATGCCGAAAAATATTTGCGAGCAAGTCTCAAAGCTAATCCGGGTCTTTCTAAGGCAGCCTATAATATGTCCCTTCTTATCGGAGAGCGAAATCCGGTGGAGGCACTGAAATTTGCGCAACAATCTTATGATGCGACACCAAGCTCAGGATATGCTTTTAACTTGGCATACAGCCAAAACCGGGTAGGTCAGACTGTAGAAGCTCGGACGACACTAGCTGCGGCCATCCGGCAGTGGCCAAAGTTTATCGACTCGTATTTATATTTACTAGATCTGTCCTCTTCTAAGGAGGACAAAGCAGTAGCAAGGTCGCTAATTCAAACCGCGCTAGATTCTCATCAGATTAAGCCTATTGATCGATCGAGATTAAAACATGCACTGGATAGTCAATAA
- a CDS encoding nucleotidyltransferase domain-containing protein, translating into MDQLGEKYTLLLDEIARELDIPPSKYKQAVDSYSSVGEWLGDGEYGNCYDGPDVYPQGSFRMGTVVRPFKDGAEADYDIDLVFELKKDVNTTTAKEVRQQVGKRLKDHKTYERLLKPESRRCWTLEYAEEKDGVGFHLDVLMAVPKNVGSDAVAITHRNEDNTYEWASSNPKGYAEWFEEKNQVAYAAVEKLQKDFILEGYEGLYANIDEVPDQLVKTPLQRSIQILKRHRDQRFSGQPYESAKPISMIITTLAAMLYGNEATTFEALTNIVQQLDAHASLIDHGFALESMQAERELVIKTDDGKWVIPNPVDPDENFADRWHENGDEKAKYFFQWVKWVRQDLTDILGEHSISEISEAVSPYLGERAVKAASARVASIGAPIIMAGNAVDDDYPNVDINDPAKPWYDG; encoded by the coding sequence GGATATCCCGCCAAGTAAGTATAAACAGGCTGTAGATAGTTACTCTTCAGTTGGCGAATGGTTGGGCGATGGTGAATACGGTAATTGTTATGATGGCCCAGATGTTTATCCTCAAGGATCTTTTAGAATGGGGACAGTTGTTCGTCCTTTTAAGGATGGGGCTGAAGCTGATTATGACATTGATTTGGTTTTTGAACTGAAGAAGGACGTAAATACCACTACTGCTAAAGAAGTTAGACAACAGGTCGGTAAGCGCCTGAAAGATCATAAAACTTATGAACGACTTCTTAAACCTGAAAGCCGGAGATGCTGGACTTTGGAGTATGCAGAAGAAAAAGATGGTGTAGGCTTTCACTTAGATGTACTAATGGCAGTCCCCAAAAATGTAGGCAGCGACGCTGTTGCGATTACCCATAGGAATGAAGATAATACTTATGAGTGGGCTTCTAGTAACCCAAAAGGCTATGCTGAATGGTTTGAAGAAAAGAATCAGGTTGCATATGCTGCAGTTGAGAAACTTCAGAAAGATTTTATCCTTGAAGGGTACGAAGGTCTCTATGCGAATATTGATGAGGTTCCAGATCAATTGGTCAAAACCCCTCTACAAAGATCAATTCAGATTTTGAAGCGTCACCGTGATCAACGGTTTTCAGGACAGCCTTATGAGTCTGCAAAGCCAATCTCAATGATAATAACTACTCTTGCTGCAATGTTGTATGGAAATGAGGCAACTACTTTTGAAGCCCTTACCAATATTGTTCAGCAACTTGATGCTCATGCAAGCCTCATTGATCATGGTTTTGCCCTTGAGAGCATGCAGGCTGAGAGAGAGCTTGTTATTAAAACAGATGATGGCAAATGGGTGATCCCTAATCCCGTTGATCCCGATGAGAACTTTGCAGATCGTTGGCATGAGAATGGTGATGAAAAGGCCAAATATTTTTTCCAATGGGTGAAATGGGTCCGTCAGGATTTGACGGATATCCTTGGAGAACATTCAATTAGTGAGATTTCTGAGGCTGTGAGTCCTTATTTAGGTGAACGAGCTGTTAAGGCCGCTTCTGCCAGAGTAGCGTCTATTGGTGCGCCAATCATAATGGCAGGTAATGCTGTTGATGATGATTATCCGAATGTCGATATCAATGATCCTGCAAAGCCTTGGTACGATGGATAG
- a CDS encoding acid phosphatase — MIKSIVFPVFLVILIGGGCIKKNPPNNVPEIRSGILQGYLSKDEYPDSLALLPPPPDVGSAGFAMDQAISNEALKFQGTARFELARKDADLMFPALAETFSCALGIPITEELTPHLYMLMRRSLADAGLSSYAGKDYYQRQRPFMVNDQPTCTPEEEEHLSGDGSYPSGHTAVGWAMALILTQVAPERTDAILKRGREFGESRIICNVHWYSDVLAGRMVGAAAVARLNSNAEFMAAIESARVEVAKVKDTGMAFPDNCQKEKDAFKQSLSLQ; from the coding sequence ATGATCAAATCAATAGTCTTCCCTGTTTTTCTGGTGATTTTGATTGGGGGCGGTTGCATTAAAAAGAACCCGCCAAACAATGTTCCTGAGATTCGCTCAGGTATTTTGCAAGGTTACCTGTCTAAGGATGAATATCCAGATTCACTAGCTCTATTGCCGCCTCCTCCGGATGTTGGGTCTGCAGGTTTTGCTATGGATCAAGCCATCAGTAATGAAGCACTTAAATTCCAAGGCACAGCCCGTTTTGAACTGGCACGTAAGGATGCGGATTTAATGTTTCCTGCGTTGGCCGAAACATTCTCTTGTGCTTTAGGTATTCCGATCACAGAAGAACTTACGCCTCACTTGTACATGCTCATGCGCCGCTCTTTGGCCGATGCTGGATTATCCAGCTATGCAGGCAAAGACTACTACCAGCGTCAACGACCATTTATGGTCAATGATCAGCCGACTTGTACTCCTGAAGAAGAGGAGCACCTTTCGGGTGATGGATCATATCCTTCAGGTCATACTGCGGTAGGTTGGGCAATGGCTCTCATTTTAACGCAGGTTGCTCCAGAAAGAACGGATGCCATTCTGAAGCGCGGTAGGGAGTTCGGAGAGAGCCGTATTATCTGTAATGTGCATTGGTACAGCGATGTGCTGGCCGGGCGAATGGTAGGAGCTGCAGCCGTGGCTAGGTTAAATAGCAACGCTGAATTCATGGCGGCTATAGAATCTGCTAGGGTAGAAGTCGCCAAAGTGAAGGATACTGGGATGGCCTTTCCAGATAATTGTCAAAAAGAGAAAGATGCATTTAAACAGTCACTTTCTTTGCAATAA
- a CDS encoding SEC-C domain-containing protein — protein sequence MSKLIKVQFDELVAVHKRLSLKQDAGELFQVVGDIGFSSTVGGVSIKDRYQIEIHIPLEYPDHLPVVREVGGRISKDFHINPDGTLCLAAEIEVKRRFVKRPTLKHFIEDLVIPFLFQHSFFAKYGKMPFGELSHGAKGTTEFYCDFFEVEDEVTALVLLKVIAENNYRGHHQCPCGSGRLLRKCHGAKLLELMTLKPHSYFFFEYVECVFREGKNLVVPNILKSNLVSKLAEKQVKNGYEFPLELLMMLKETGT from the coding sequence TTGAGTAAATTAATTAAAGTACAGTTTGACGAGCTTGTAGCTGTCCATAAAAGACTGTCTTTGAAGCAAGATGCAGGGGAACTTTTCCAAGTCGTGGGCGATATAGGATTTTCGTCAACAGTTGGGGGAGTCTCCATCAAGGATCGCTACCAGATAGAAATACATATACCTTTAGAGTATCCCGATCACCTTCCTGTGGTGAGAGAAGTTGGTGGGAGAATTTCAAAGGATTTTCATATTAACCCTGACGGTACTCTTTGTTTGGCAGCAGAGATTGAGGTAAAGCGTAGATTTGTTAAAAGGCCGACTTTGAAACATTTCATTGAAGATCTTGTTATACCATTTCTATTCCAACACTCTTTCTTCGCAAAGTATGGCAAAATGCCTTTTGGCGAATTGTCTCACGGTGCAAAAGGTACCACTGAGTTTTATTGCGATTTTTTCGAGGTTGAAGATGAAGTAACTGCTTTAGTTCTTTTGAAAGTAATTGCCGAAAACAATTATCGTGGTCATCACCAATGTCCCTGTGGCAGCGGTCGCCTTTTGAGGAAATGTCATGGTGCCAAGTTATTAGAGTTGATGACTCTTAAACCACATTCTTATTTTTTTTTTGAGTATGTAGAGTGTGTCTTTCGAGAAGGTAAAAATCTAGTTGTTCCGAATATTTTGAAAAGTAACCTAGTGTCAAAGCTTGCGGAAAAACAAGTTAAGAATGGTTATGAATTCCCTTTAGAGTTGTTGATGATGCTGAAAGAGACCGGGACTTAG
- a CDS encoding DUF4345 domain-containing protein, with product MLLKKGLLVFAFVTVITIALLYGVSPHWFFSTFLMDSQAPNIDQSHILRAVMMLYIALGLFWLYCAFNSKFLDVGIIVLTLFCGGLVAGRILSVIIDGLPSPILIIYIVMEFSMIPVCIWILRREKTDSLD from the coding sequence ATGCTACTTAAAAAAGGTTTATTAGTTTTTGCGTTCGTAACGGTAATCACTATAGCTTTGCTATACGGAGTCTCTCCTCATTGGTTTTTTTCAACTTTTTTAATGGATTCTCAAGCTCCAAACATTGATCAATCTCATATTCTTAGAGCCGTAATGATGCTCTATATCGCTCTAGGGCTGTTTTGGTTGTATTGCGCTTTTAATTCCAAGTTTCTTGATGTTGGAATAATTGTTCTTACACTTTTCTGCGGTGGATTAGTTGCTGGTAGAATTTTGAGTGTAATTATTGACGGATTACCTTCGCCAATTTTGATTATCTATATTGTCATGGAATTCAGCATGATACCTGTGTGTATCTGGATATTAAGACGAGAAAAGACGGACTCACTCGATTAA
- a CDS encoding NAD(P)H-binding protein: MSKQAIIFGATGAVGRQLLDLCLNGDIYQKVTVIARRPTSLSHAKLNWIVAEMNVLEDLPPNSGLGDGDAFCCLGTTIKAAGSKKAFRLVDYDYVINSVRFAKKCGIKTFSMISVVGADAKSNSFYNRTKAEVEVAVIAEKIPSLRIFRPSLLKGKRDDFRPMEVIGNIASLLLTPLFFFGFRKYQPVEIEKLARALYKTANEGNVDTVRIYESSELQSY; the protein is encoded by the coding sequence ATGAGTAAACAGGCTATAATATTTGGAGCGACAGGTGCGGTTGGCCGCCAGTTGCTTGATCTCTGTCTCAATGGCGATATTTACCAAAAGGTCACCGTGATTGCTAGGCGACCGACCTCTTTGTCTCATGCTAAGCTGAACTGGATTGTAGCTGAGATGAATGTCCTGGAAGATTTGCCACCCAATTCAGGGTTGGGTGATGGGGACGCATTTTGCTGTCTTGGCACGACCATCAAAGCGGCAGGAAGTAAGAAAGCATTTCGTCTAGTGGATTACGACTATGTGATAAACAGTGTGCGATTCGCAAAAAAATGCGGAATAAAGACCTTCAGCATGATCAGCGTTGTTGGGGCTGACGCAAAATCGAATAGTTTTTACAATCGTACAAAAGCTGAAGTTGAAGTTGCAGTTATTGCAGAAAAGATTCCTTCTCTACGTATATTCCGCCCTTCACTCCTCAAAGGAAAACGTGACGATTTTCGCCCAATGGAAGTAATAGGTAATATCGCATCGCTGCTTTTGACGCCTCTGTTCTTCTTTGGGTTTCGTAAGTATCAGCCTGTAGAGATAGAAAAACTGGCCCGTGCGCTTTATAAGACGGCAAATGAAGGAAATGTTGACACTGTGCGGATATATGAAAGTAGCGAACTTCAGTCATACTAA